One window of the Spirochaetota bacterium genome contains the following:
- a CDS encoding class I adenylate cyclase, translating into MEASSNIIDRIKTYQEKFRKYNELKLGNLQRILSDPQLVNLLEFITYLLHVNAPGLPGHVAEPRLPQGVFDYSPSPRLMEFITKRFPEAGIHRSRSSNPFLLMIALIGSCGTIAYTKQSDFDFWLCYQDGHYGRELINLYKTKLRAIESWVFDKFNIEVHFYLNEIGRIRNNVFADEEQFSGSSIGELLKEEFFRSSIVLNGKMPFWWVVPENADNRTYMNWLAAAGQSELAGQFIDIGNIYSIKQEDFLTAGLFQILKSLGNPFKSIIKLGLLARYINNYSENPFICNIIKKNIQEDKLTPEYTDAYVIMFNNVFDYYANIVKDRDSLDVLKASFYLKVEPMLSRINKAEEGYNPDKARVMVEYVKRWGWAAVKVKEMDDFHNWSIEPVSKLLNNAKKFVLQEYRRIIGSMETHKVKHSFTDEEIKAISRKIYTHFQVADNKIDNTLSFKNYPPEKLLKIEYVRDQKGNETWFLSKRLIVDNTPQIVILHKDKTLLGLSVWISLNGLFKKDYTRLEIDTGLHSLETSFLRDLISDVSSNFMFKKMSAFQEDYVRDPFPVMNYIIFNLYSKYSRKIDEFFFLYHDSWGSTKFEVFKNEMDIIPILSRILNGALATRSDFESAVNVVSSLPYGATKEFMRLKAFIRDIYEFFIGGDPEAKKSYITMVGNQYLIFYTKKSGGATVVDTILCESEMKMMLSLSFNYGLKNLIRVDSSIKELNFLRTMVENSRADTIQIYFDSDRKYSYFYLFDESGSFFYFRKPADIMFDYLTRLFLFAKNVSSQIISVNPGSPLAKSENAVELCQLKKDMYMNYSVSKIDPEHSVRIENIQKKIQPCVLSVSFGQNREILYSMTLPDGRKTGAFTRNTVADFAKSLFSSAADMKDFKPFITGIDLSSLQHKYFKFYTTYSFYEKMRAELMLENVQKQAGK; encoded by the coding sequence ATGGAAGCCAGTTCGAATATAATCGATAGAATAAAAACGTATCAAGAGAAGTTCCGGAAATACAACGAGTTGAAGCTTGGGAACCTGCAGAGGATCCTGTCGGACCCGCAGCTGGTTAACCTCCTGGAATTCATCACCTACCTGCTCCATGTCAACGCTCCGGGACTGCCGGGACACGTGGCGGAGCCGCGCCTGCCCCAGGGCGTCTTCGATTACTCTCCCTCGCCCCGGCTCATGGAGTTCATCACGAAACGATTCCCGGAGGCGGGGATCCACCGCTCCCGGTCAAGCAACCCCTTCCTGCTGATGATCGCCCTCATCGGCAGCTGCGGCACCATCGCCTACACCAAGCAGTCCGATTTCGACTTCTGGCTCTGCTACCAGGACGGCCACTATGGCCGGGAGCTCATCAACCTTTACAAGACCAAGCTGCGCGCCATCGAAAGCTGGGTCTTCGACAAGTTCAATATCGAAGTGCATTTCTACCTGAACGAGATCGGCCGCATCAGGAACAACGTGTTCGCCGACGAGGAGCAGTTTTCCGGATCCTCCATCGGGGAGCTCCTGAAGGAGGAGTTTTTCCGCAGCTCGATAGTGCTGAACGGCAAGATGCCCTTCTGGTGGGTCGTGCCGGAGAACGCCGACAACAGGACCTACATGAACTGGCTCGCGGCGGCGGGCCAATCGGAGCTGGCCGGCCAGTTCATAGACATCGGGAACATCTACAGCATTAAGCAGGAGGATTTTCTCACCGCGGGGCTGTTCCAGATCCTCAAGTCCCTGGGCAATCCCTTCAAGTCGATCATCAAGCTTGGGCTGCTGGCGCGCTACATCAACAATTACTCCGAGAACCCATTCATCTGCAACATCATCAAGAAGAACATCCAGGAAGACAAGCTCACGCCTGAATATACCGACGCCTATGTCATCATGTTCAACAACGTGTTCGATTATTACGCCAACATCGTCAAGGACCGGGATTCCCTGGACGTCCTGAAGGCCTCCTTTTACCTCAAGGTCGAGCCGATGCTCTCCCGCATCAATAAAGCCGAGGAAGGGTACAATCCGGACAAGGCCCGCGTCATGGTCGAGTATGTGAAGAGATGGGGCTGGGCCGCGGTCAAGGTCAAGGAAATGGACGATTTCCACAACTGGAGCATCGAGCCGGTGAGCAAGCTCCTGAACAACGCCAAGAAGTTCGTCCTTCAAGAATACCGCCGCATCATCGGGAGCATGGAGACGCACAAGGTCAAGCACAGCTTCACCGACGAGGAGATCAAGGCCATCAGCCGGAAGATCTACACCCACTTCCAGGTGGCGGACAACAAGATCGACAACACCCTGAGCTTCAAGAACTATCCGCCGGAGAAGCTCCTGAAAATCGAGTACGTGCGGGACCAGAAGGGGAACGAGACCTGGTTCCTGTCCAAGCGCCTCATCGTGGACAACACCCCGCAGATCGTCATCCTCCACAAGGACAAGACCCTCCTGGGCCTCTCGGTGTGGATCAGCCTGAACGGCCTGTTCAAGAAGGACTACACCCGGCTGGAGATCGATACCGGCCTTCACAGCCTGGAAACCAGCTTCCTCCGCGACCTGATCTCGGATGTCTCGTCCAATTTCATGTTCAAGAAGATGAGCGCCTTCCAGGAGGACTACGTCCGGGACCCCTTCCCGGTCATGAACTACATCATCTTTAACCTCTACTCGAAGTATTCGCGGAAGATCGACGAGTTCTTCTTCCTCTACCACGACAGCTGGGGATCCACCAAGTTCGAGGTTTTCAAGAACGAAATGGACATCATTCCGATCCTGTCGCGGATCCTGAACGGGGCCCTCGCGACCAGGAGCGATTTCGAGAGCGCGGTGAACGTAGTCTCGTCCCTCCCCTACGGCGCCACCAAGGAATTCATGCGCCTGAAGGCGTTCATACGGGACATCTACGAGTTCTTCATCGGCGGCGACCCGGAGGCCAAGAAGAGCTACATCACCATGGTGGGGAACCAGTACCTCATCTTCTACACCAAGAAATCGGGGGGAGCGACCGTCGTCGACACCATTCTCTGCGAGTCCGAGATGAAGATGATGCTGAGCCTCTCCTTCAACTACGGCCTGAAGAACCTCATCAGGGTCGATTCGTCCATCAAGGAGCTCAACTTCCTCCGCACCATGGTGGAAAACTCCAGGGCCGACACGATCCAAATATATTTCGACAGCGACAGGAAATACAGCTACTTCTACCTCTTCGACGAGAGCGGCTCCTTCTTCTATTTCCGCAAGCCGGCGGACATCATGTTCGATTACCTGACCAGGCTCTTCCTCTTCGCCAAAAACGTGTCGTCCCAGATAATCTCGGTGAACCCCGGGTCCCCCCTGGCGAAATCCGAAAACGCCGTGGAGCTCTGCCAGCTGAAGAAGGACATGTACATGAACTACTCGGTGAGCAAGATAGACCCGGAGCATTCCGTCAGGATCGAGAACATCCAGAAAAAGATACAGCCCTGCGTCCTCTCCGTCTCCTTCGGCCAGAACCGCGAGATCCTCTACAGCATGACCCTTCCCGACGGCCGCAAGACCGGGGCCTTCACCAGGAACACGGTCGCGGATTTCGCCAAAAGTCTCTTCTCATCGGCAGCGGACATGAAGGATTTCAAGCCCTTTATAACGGGCATCGACCTGTCGAGCCTGCAGCACAAGTACTTCAAGTTCTACACGACCTACTCCTTCTACGAGAAGATGCGGGCCGAACTGATGCTGGAAAACGTGCAGAAGCAGGCGGGGAAGTAG
- a CDS encoding amino acid adenylation domain-containing protein, which produces MNDFFLQYGLLSFSQERLWFLDKLAPSNTYYRLPSIFQLHGHLNIEALQKSVNHVIKRHGSLRTTFRINNNGDPIQAVSEHTDVSLEIKQMPNSSYEEIKRVLFEATKRPLVLTEDSLFHLFLIQTGTDEHYLYIDMHHIIGDGISQRIFFNDLSLCYNAYVNNGEPQLPELSTSYQEYSVQQIEDYNSEKIIEQKRYWIEKLAEPRERLTLPADYSRFEKEKYEASSLVKILSIPLSNQIRNFISQENTTVFKFMLSVFDILLCKITAQEDLLVGFPSSGRKRSEIQDLIGMFVVTLVHRARIHGDQTFRSVLESVNEDVMTSVANEEYPFQKIVEDLNVKREANINPLFQVFINSFPYPEDNLTLVGINCNNLTPEIATRGTNYDIELYIRPYERIKLELIYNKNLFTEVRIQFIMEQIECLISQVMEKPDSPIRDHSLVTENMAYLLPDPTAVLKENPGRLIIDDFNRHAEMDPGKVAVSDENETWTYGQLSVTSNRVAHYLHGKNIGRGDTVAILAKKGAALVCSILGTIKSGAAFLIIDPSNPQSRVLHYLNDAKPKFCIVIDGIDIQKDTVEYIRQHFETMALPNSHGEISRLLENCPEGVPGTAPDPSDMLYVIYTSGTTGLPKGIMGTHTPVVNFIEWQIRTFDLNQHEHVSMLSGLGHDPLLRDIFLPLSLGATLHIPGPDIMYRPKELLGWISKNNISVIHYTPAMGEIITGERTAINQIHCLRYAFSGGDILQSSLVRKMKKIFPRCACVNFYGTTETPQAMGYYIANDESPSLKVPIGRGIENSQLLILNDGMKMCGISEPGEIYIRSPHLSLGYLNDEKLTEERFITNPFTNSPADRMYRTGDLGRYLPDGMMEYIGRRDSQVKIRGFRVELGEIEAAIGSFNGIKDCIAVLREDNPGNPLVVAYYVPEHDTSIDIHRLQNHMRNTLPDYMVPAHYIELGSIPLTPNGKINRNALPESVTDTDVKTFVGPRTDVELKIAEIFKDTLKINKVGLFENFFDLGGNSLLAVKLIHRIETFLGKEIPLIRLFKNPTVHGIAEYCGGKASLETGVLETFNDKGSKIPIFYIGSTLVVKKCAEFWEKDRPVYGINIVGSDILFEDMNSFSIQKMASHYADEMIEVNPDRPFYIWSYCLDEIAAFEVCLELVKRGKTIGLLVLLDFARLGRNYSFSEGINDYGFKYLLNSLRIKSRRVYYKIFGQIKEIATYGTKEDRTLYDKFYTPACMEYEGNSISCPVLIFKSLEWKYLPFPSYLKKLQGDIKIINMPYMHLPMYRKEASIKKMVRICRYFINQRIEHN; this is translated from the coding sequence ATGAACGACTTTTTTCTTCAATACGGACTCCTTTCATTCAGCCAGGAACGTCTCTGGTTCCTGGACAAACTCGCGCCCAGCAATACCTATTACCGGCTGCCCAGTATTTTCCAACTCCATGGTCATTTGAATATTGAAGCCCTGCAGAAGAGCGTCAATCATGTAATAAAAAGACATGGATCTTTGCGAACAACTTTTCGCATTAATAACAATGGCGACCCTATTCAGGCTGTTTCTGAACACACCGATGTCTCTTTAGAAATAAAACAGATGCCGAATTCCTCATATGAAGAAATAAAGAGAGTTTTATTTGAGGCAACAAAAAGGCCATTGGTTTTAACAGAGGATTCCTTATTTCATCTGTTTCTCATCCAAACCGGTACTGATGAGCATTATCTATATATCGACATGCATCATATAATCGGCGATGGCATTTCGCAGCGGATATTCTTCAATGACCTTTCGCTATGCTATAATGCCTATGTCAATAACGGCGAACCGCAATTGCCGGAATTATCAACCTCGTATCAGGAATATTCGGTTCAGCAAATAGAAGATTATAACAGCGAAAAGATAATAGAACAAAAGCGTTATTGGATTGAAAAGCTTGCCGAACCGAGGGAGAGATTAACTTTACCGGCTGATTATTCAAGGTTTGAAAAAGAAAAGTATGAAGCGTCTTCCCTGGTGAAAATTCTATCAATTCCCTTATCAAATCAAATACGAAATTTCATTAGTCAAGAAAACACCACTGTTTTCAAGTTCATGTTATCTGTTTTTGACATACTTTTATGCAAAATAACCGCCCAGGAAGACCTGCTGGTCGGTTTCCCCTCATCGGGAAGAAAACGAAGTGAAATCCAGGATCTGATTGGCATGTTTGTGGTGACACTGGTGCATCGGGCAAGAATACACGGCGATCAAACGTTCAGGAGCGTTTTAGAATCGGTGAATGAAGATGTCATGACTTCAGTGGCCAATGAAGAATACCCCTTTCAGAAAATCGTGGAAGACCTTAATGTAAAGCGCGAAGCCAATATCAATCCCCTGTTCCAGGTATTCATCAACTCCTTCCCCTATCCGGAAGACAACCTGACCCTGGTGGGAATCAATTGCAATAACCTGACACCGGAAATAGCGACCCGGGGGACCAATTACGATATCGAGCTGTATATAAGGCCGTACGAACGGATCAAGCTGGAATTGATATATAACAAGAACCTCTTCACTGAAGTAAGAATACAATTTATCATGGAGCAAATCGAATGTCTGATTTCCCAGGTCATGGAAAAACCGGATTCCCCTATCCGCGACCATTCTCTTGTAACGGAGAACATGGCATATCTGCTTCCCGATCCCACAGCCGTTCTCAAAGAAAATCCGGGCAGGCTAATTATTGACGATTTCAACCGGCACGCGGAGATGGATCCCGGCAAGGTCGCTGTATCCGACGAAAACGAAACATGGACCTACGGGCAATTGTCAGTGACATCAAACAGAGTCGCCCATTATCTGCATGGTAAAAATATCGGCAGGGGCGATACCGTGGCGATCCTTGCGAAAAAAGGCGCCGCCCTCGTCTGCTCGATACTGGGAACAATTAAATCGGGCGCTGCCTTTCTTATTATTGACCCCTCAAATCCGCAGTCTCGCGTTCTTCACTATCTCAATGACGCCAAACCGAAATTCTGCATAGTCATTGACGGGATTGATATTCAGAAAGACACGGTTGAATACATCCGCCAGCATTTCGAAACCATGGCATTGCCAAACAGCCATGGAGAGATCAGCCGGTTACTGGAAAACTGTCCGGAGGGCGTCCCGGGGACCGCCCCGGATCCCAGCGATATGCTCTATGTGATCTATACTTCCGGAACCACGGGCTTGCCTAAAGGGATCATGGGAACACACACGCCGGTGGTCAATTTTATCGAATGGCAGATACGGACATTTGACTTGAATCAGCATGAACATGTTTCGATGCTTTCCGGATTGGGCCATGATCCTCTGTTACGGGATATCTTTCTGCCCTTATCTTTAGGCGCGACATTGCACATACCGGGACCTGACATTATGTACAGGCCCAAGGAACTGCTTGGGTGGATATCAAAAAATAACATCAGCGTCATTCATTATACGCCGGCCATGGGCGAGATAATCACCGGCGAAAGGACCGCCATAAATCAGATCCATTGCCTGCGCTACGCCTTCTCCGGGGGGGATATCCTACAGTCATCGTTAGTGAGGAAAATGAAAAAAATATTCCCCCGCTGCGCCTGCGTCAATTTCTATGGAACAACAGAAACACCCCAGGCAATGGGGTACTATATAGCCAATGATGAATCACCGTCCCTGAAGGTGCCCATTGGCAGGGGCATTGAAAATAGCCAGTTATTGATATTAAATGACGGGATGAAAATGTGCGGTATCAGCGAACCGGGAGAGATATATATTCGCTCCCCCCACTTATCGCTGGGTTATCTCAATGATGAAAAGTTAACCGAAGAAAGATTCATCACCAATCCTTTTACAAACAGTCCGGCAGACAGGATGTATAGGACCGGGGACCTGGGAAGATACCTGCCTGACGGCATGATGGAGTATATCGGAAGAAGGGATTCACAGGTAAAAATCAGGGGCTTCAGGGTCGAATTGGGCGAGATAGAGGCCGCCATTGGCAGCTTCAATGGCATAAAGGACTGCATTGCGGTTTTACGGGAGGACAATCCCGGAAATCCCCTGGTTGTGGCGTACTATGTACCCGAACATGATACATCCATTGATATTCACAGGCTTCAAAACCACATGAGAAATACTCTGCCGGACTACATGGTGCCGGCGCATTATATCGAGCTCGGCAGCATTCCCCTCACTCCCAACGGTAAAATAAACAGGAACGCCTTGCCGGAGTCGGTGACGGACACAGACGTAAAGACATTTGTCGGGCCCCGGACGGATGTTGAATTGAAGATTGCGGAAATTTTTAAAGATACGCTTAAGATCAACAAGGTTGGACTCTTCGAAAATTTTTTTGACCTGGGTGGTAATTCATTACTGGCCGTAAAGTTAATACACAGAATCGAAACGTTTCTTGGAAAAGAGATACCTCTTATAAGATTGTTTAAAAATCCTACTGTCCATGGCATTGCCGAATATTGCGGAGGCAAAGCTTCATTAGAGACCGGTGTGTTGGAAACATTCAATGATAAAGGATCGAAAATTCCGATATTTTATATCGGCTCTACCCTGGTTGTAAAAAAATGCGCTGAATTCTGGGAAAAGGACCGCCCGGTTTACGGGATCAACATCGTGGGCAGCGATATACTATTTGAAGATATGAACAGTTTCTCGATTCAAAAGATGGCTTCACATTATGCCGATGAAATGATCGAAGTGAATCCTGACAGGCCCTTCTATATCTGGTCATACTGCCTGGATGAAATAGCGGCCTTTGAAGTTTGCCTTGAATTGGTCAAGAGAGGGAAAACAATCGGATTGCTGGTTCTGTTAGATTTTGCCAGATTAGGTAGAAACTATTCATTTTCTGAAGGTATTAACGATTATGGATTTAAATACTTACTGAATAGCCTAAGAATCAAAAGCCGCAGGGTATATTATAAAATTTTCGGGCAAATTAAGGAAATCGCCACATACGGTACAAAAGAAGACAGGACATTGTATGATAAGTTTTATACACCTGCATGCATGGAATATGAAGGCAATAGTATTTCTTGTCCCGTATTGATCTTTAAGTCTCTGGAATGGAAATATCTGCCATTTCCTTCATATTTAAAAAAATTACAGGGTGATATAAAAATCATCAACATGCCATACATGCATTTGCCAATGTATCGCAAAGAGGCTTCGATAAAAAAAATGGTCCGTATTTGCAGGTATTTCATCAACCAGCGGATAGAGCACAATTAA
- a CDS encoding VanZ family protein, with the protein MKLKPLLILINIIILLIILFAGFWPFEFKPANNVRRLNDNKGIILIRNNQILEADILSYSSLLSNLDNNTLIIEIRIKPYSATKNWLSNILCFYDDKDPEIFMMAKWKSELILRRRVQRPSGEYAYHEVGVTDAFITDKTALITVSMDASGTTVYIDGKKASLFPRYILNPMNDNLSNARLLVGNDPRIRVPWEGEIQGLAIYRGALNQFEASKHYVMWLTHDHDSLSREKSIIALYPMNEPSGPVLHNIITWRNNLIIPGHLHAIKKMVLSKPWVNYWREIKYYSDITINIMGFIPLGFFLPALFRVCGVKRKSFVYITAIFTGFSISLAIELIQVYMPFRSSSLTDLVCNTLGTILGVVVFEKSHAYISVSASTPLGNHVFHINKQKNPD; encoded by the coding sequence ATGAAATTAAAACCATTATTAATTCTAATCAATATTATCATACTACTGATCATTCTTTTTGCAGGCTTCTGGCCATTTGAATTCAAACCGGCAAACAACGTCCGCCGATTAAATGACAATAAAGGAATCATTCTTATCAGAAACAACCAGATTCTAGAAGCCGACATATTATCGTACTCAAGCCTTTTATCTAATCTGGATAATAATACACTAATCATTGAAATACGGATAAAACCCTACTCTGCCACGAAAAATTGGCTTTCCAACATCCTTTGCTTCTATGACGATAAGGACCCGGAAATCTTCATGATGGCAAAATGGAAGTCCGAGTTGATCTTGCGGAGGCGGGTTCAAAGACCTTCAGGGGAATACGCATACCATGAAGTCGGGGTGACTGATGCTTTTATCACGGATAAGACGGCTTTAATAACAGTGTCAATGGATGCATCTGGTACGACCGTTTATATTGACGGCAAAAAAGCGTCTCTATTCCCGAGATACATACTCAATCCCATGAATGATAATCTTTCCAACGCCCGCCTCTTGGTGGGCAACGATCCCCGCATCAGGGTCCCCTGGGAAGGAGAGATACAGGGACTAGCTATTTATAGAGGGGCGTTGAACCAGTTCGAGGCGTCCAAACATTATGTCATGTGGCTCACTCATGATCATGATTCTCTTTCGCGGGAAAAAAGCATCATAGCCCTGTATCCAATGAACGAACCATCAGGTCCCGTTCTTCACAATATCATTACCTGGCGTAACAACCTGATAATCCCTGGACACCTTCATGCAATAAAGAAAATGGTCCTTTCAAAACCGTGGGTGAATTACTGGCGAGAAATCAAATATTATTCAGATATAACCATCAACATTATGGGTTTTATTCCACTCGGATTTTTCCTTCCGGCCCTTTTCAGGGTTTGTGGCGTAAAACGCAAATCATTCGTATATATCACGGCTATCTTCACCGGCTTCTCCATAAGCCTCGCCATCGAACTGATTCAGGTTTACATGCCGTTCCGTTCATCCTCCCTGACAGACCTTGTTTGCAATACTCTGGGTACGATACTCGGGGTTGTGGTATTTGAAAAATCGCATGCATACATAAGCGTGTCTGCCTCGACTCCGCTCGGCAACCATGTTTTTCATATTAATAAACAAAAGAATCCGGACTGA